The sequence below is a genomic window from Deltaproteobacteria bacterium.
TGCGCGATCAGACGCTCGAGCGCCGCCGGCTCGAGACCGACCACGCGAGTTCCCGTCGCGGCCTGCTCGAGGAAGTGACTGGCCAGCACCGCCACGTCCTCGGGGCGCTCGCGAAGCGGCGGAAGGTGGATCGACACCACACGCAGCCGGTAGAAGAGGTCGGAGCGGAAGCGACCCGCGCGGAGCTCCGAGGCGAGATCGCGGTTGGTGGCGGCGACGATCCGGACGTCGATCGGCGCGGCCGATGGCGCGCCGAGCGGCCGGACCTCGCGCTCCTGGATCGCGCGCAGCAGCTTGGCCTGGAGCGGGAACGGCAGCTCTCCGATCTCGTCGAGGAAGAGCGTTCCGCCGTGGGCGCTGCGGAACAGCCCGATCGAGTCGCGCACCGCGCCCGAGAACGCGCCGCGAACGTAGCCGAAGAGCTCGCCTTCGATGATTCCCTCGGGCAGCGCGCCGCAGTCCACCGGCACGAACGCGCCGGAAGCGCGCGGCGACGTCTCGTGGATCGCGCGCGCGATCAGCTCCTTGCCCGTTCCGCTCTCGGCCTCGATCAGCACGTTGCTCTCGTTCGGGGCGAGATCGCGAACCGTCTGGAGCACGCGCTTCATCGCCGGGGACTGCGCGATCACGCGCGACAGCGCGGAGCGGCGGCCGAGCTCACCCTCGAGCTCGCGATTGCGAACCCGCAGGCGCCTTCGCTCCAGCGCGCGCTCCAGGGTCTGGCGCACCCGGCGCGGATCGGAGAACGGCTTCTCCAGGTAGTCGAACGCACCCGCGCGCATGCACTCGACCGCCGAGTCGATGCTCGCATGGCCCGTCATCACGACCGTCTCCGCGTCGGGGCAGCGCTCGCGAAGCTCGCCGATCAGATCCGGGCCCGAAGCGTCGCCGAGCCGCAGATCGAGCAGGACGATCTCGGGCTCGCGCGCGAGCTGCACGCGCAGGCTCGCCACGTCGCTCGCCTCGGCCACGTCGAAGCCGTCGCGCGCGAGCTGGCGCCGCAGCACGCGGAGGATCGCGGGCTCGTCGTCCGCGATCAGCACGCGCGCGCCGGGCGACGGGGATCGGCTGGCGGAGATGTCGCTCACGGGTGGGGGGACCATCCGCAAGCGAGATCGGAGTCGCAGCCGCGCTGCTTGAGTGCGCACGAGGCCTTCCCTACACTGCGCGGCGGCGGGGGGACGGATGTGAATCGCGGCGCGACGCCTTGCGGGTCGGTCCTGGTCGTGGATGACGACGCGCTCTTCCGCGCAGCGCTGGTGCGGTACCTCGAGGGCGACGGCTTCGCCGTCGTCGCGGAGGGCGATCCCGGCGCCGCGCTCGAGCGGCTGGAGCAACGCCCATTCGACCTCGTCATCACCGATCTGCGCATGCCCGGCATGGATGGAATCGCCTTCGTCCGACGGGTGCGCGCGCTCGATCCC
It includes:
- a CDS encoding sigma-54-dependent Fis family transcriptional regulator, whose product is MVPPPVSDISASRSPSPGARVLIADDEPAILRVLRRQLARDGFDVAEASDVASLRVQLAREPEIVLLDLRLGDASGPDLIGELRERCPDAETVVMTGHASIDSAVECMRAGAFDYLEKPFSDPRRVRQTLERALERRRLRVRNRELEGELGRRSALSRVIAQSPAMKRVLQTVRDLAPNESNVLIEAESGTGKELIARAIHETSPRASGAFVPVDCGALPEGIIEGELFGYVRGAFSGAVRDSIGLFRSAHGGTLFLDEIGELPFPLQAKLLRAIQEREVRPLGAPSAAPIDVRIVAATNRDLASELRAGRFRSDLFYRLRVVSIHLPPLRERPEDVAVLASHFLEQAATGTRVVGLEPAALERLIAHRWEGNVRELENTIEAAVALAQGPRVTVADLRLGDFSTPRAARPEGIDLSLEAFERACLEEALRRSQGDVRAAASLLGIGRSTFYRKLGGAEPAGD